CATGCCAGAAATCACTAAAAGATCACGTAACATCAGAGCTGCCAACTCACATGCATTGGCTGTGAGACACACGCATTTTACCCTATTCTCACGCGGCACACCTCTTATATCTCACGCATTGAAAAGTACTGCTTTTATTTTTCTAATTAGTCCATTATATAGTCAGTGCGTTGACTTTTCAACTGATCTCCAAATCGTTTTGAAGTCGGAGCATCTGCGATTGCAATTTAACATCACGGGCGGAACCTCTATCATTGTTCTGTCTTGCCACATCACTGTGAACTGCGGCACATTGAAGCATATGATTGGTCTAGTTATGTAAGGGATCAAGGGGATTGGATGTATTTTTTAAACAAACGCCCCTCAAGATTCGAGTGgcgctgaatggagagagagaacgttCTCTGCTGAGTTTATAAAACTGTAAAAAGAGCAGTATGGTAGCGTTGTTTTATGTACAATGTTGTCAACAAAATTTGGTTGCGTCCCTGTTGCAGAATGCAGCCTTTTGACAGCATGTACTAAAATCGATTTATTCCACACTTGCATTAGTCCCCTCTTTTGGTGATTGGAATTAAGGTTGTAACAACGAAAAGGCAgcagagacctacagtatgttttAGCAGGGAAGTTTGGTAGGGTGAACTGATTTGTAACCATGAATACCATTTTGTCAAACTGTTGTGATTCCATAAGCGTACGTTTGATTCTATAGGGGAAACAATGAATCGGAAAATTATTTGCGAAGGTGTAGGGGCACATTTGTGTAATCGTGTCTTTAGGAGATTTTAtctatttactttatttagtctAATCAGTAAAATAATTATTATTCTTAACAATGGGCTAATATAGAGTAATTACTCTGCTTGTGTCTTCACAATTTTTCCAGTGTGTTCACATATTTTAAATCTAATATTTCAACTTTTGTCTTTGAAAATTAACTATATGAGGCTATGTATTATTGCAGCCTTTCATGGACAATTTTGAATAAGTCATACAAATAAGCATTGGGTATTATTAATATAATTTTGTACATTTTAGTATTTTGTACATGCTAGGCAGAGATGTTAGGAGTACTCACAACTCATAAACACATATATTTTGTCATTGTAGAGTAAGAGAATGGCaaggatcttcaactagtaggcaTAAAGTACCTGAATATTGATATTCATTACATTTTCTTACAGGTTTGGTGATTTTGAGAAATGAATTGTTataacaaaaacattttcaaacacccaGCATTTGGGAAACATAGATCAGGGGTGGCAAACCCTCCTGGAGAACAAACAGGATTTTCTTCCAGTCCTATTTTAAAGAGAtcgttcacccaaattacaaaatactacatgttcatttttttattttccatttatttaactaggcaagtcagttaagaatatattcttatttacaatgacggcctaggaacagtgggttaactgcctcgttctggggcagaacgacagatttgtaccttgtcagctcggggattcgatcttgcaacctttggtTACCCACTGCCATCAACCATTAATAATAGTATTTCCTGCGGAGAGCCTTGGTGAAGTGGTAACACTTCCCGGCACATGTTGCATACAGCTTTCCTCCTGAGAATAGGGATCAAAACCTGCTTCCAACCTTCCCACTGTTTCTCACATGTGCCTGTCTCCCTTTCACATTTCATTACTGTCTGAATAAAATGTCAAACCacctaaaaaatatatttaaaaaaatatcaacATACTTTAAATCTCAAAGTAACAAAGTCGTCAGCATTTTGAGTGTTCATTTAATGTTCAAAGCATCCTGAATAGACCTGAcctgtgttttaaaaaaaagacattttCCACCCTTGTCATAGGCCTAAGCCATGTCAGAACAtgttgaattgcaggaaattagctttaaaacagtacCATTTTCCTGGGGGAGGACACCCAGTGCCAATGGGCATTGAAATTCACATTACAAATCTCACTCCAAGCGTTCTTCAAAAGTTGGCAACCCTGTGGAATGTGACAGGTGTAGGCATTAGTCCTTCTATGTTCAAAGAAACATGGCATCAAATCTCTTCAGTAGCCATGGGTGATATGACTACACAAAGGAATAAAATTAACTGATCAACTAAACCCAATACTTAATGCAACTGCTATTTCATGCACTATACGTTTTGCTTAGCTTAGATAGTTGTATTTTGATAAATTGTATCTGTCCCCACAGAGAGAAGCCCATGTGCTTTGCTCCACACCATCATGGCTGCTTTTCACTTCAGACAGATGTGTGTGTGGCTGCCCTGATCTTGGTTGCCATGGTGACATGGCACAGAGTTATTCACTGCCTGCCTGGAAACCGAGTTCCTGCTAATTGCTGTTGTCATGGCAACGAAGCAGCTGATGTAATAGTGGGAAAGGGCAAGAATCTTAACCCTTTTTAGATGCAGCCCTAAAATACCATGCACTTCTCCAAGAGCCGGGGTACGGGAGGATGTGCTGTAGTTAAATTAGTATTTGAATTAATGtaaaatatatctatatatatggataacaaaaatacatttaggcCTCCAATTAAATATGGCACAAAGAAATTATGGATGACGAACAAAACATTTCTTATTGTGTTCTTTACACACAGTCTCAGTAATTACAAGTGGTCTTATTCTGGTTTTGTCTTAAAGATGGCAATTTGTTatggcctcatggtaaactgCAGTGTATTGATTTTTTCCAAGTCCATATGATTTAACCCTGCTGTGCCTCTACTTATGCAATCACTTGTTACAATAAAGGTTGCCTAACTGCAATGTCAGTGGTTGATTTAACAATAGCAACAGGTCATGTCATCAACAACAAGAGCCTTCGACGACTGCATCACTAACCCAACATCAAAACCAACATTCTGTGATTCTAGGGCCAAATGCTGATTGTCAATCTTTTACATGAGCAACAAGTAGAATAACATCACTGTTTCAGTACTTCCAAGGTTTAATAGCAACATTTCAACCACTTACTGTAGTTGCCTGATGAACACAGCATGCAGGTATTCATTTGGCATTATATACTGCTCCTGTTGGTGTTTTGTACACTACTCAATCTTGAACATGGACCAAACATTACTCAGAATTTGTTCATATTGTGTATGTACAGTTTGTGAGATTTTACTTTCTTACTCCCACCTCTTTGCTCCTTGTGGAGCATAAGTCTGCAACAAACCCACCCCACAAGGGTCCTTGACCTGCCCCGGGGTCGTCTCCTTTGTGGTGTCCAACAAAGGACTGTCGTGACTTTGACGTCTGATTACATCCTCAGTACATGACCTAGCCACCTGAGACTAGATTGGTTGACTTGGCATGACCCAAAGCCATGACAATACACATCTCTGACTGTAGCATGACCCTTGTCTTAAGATAACACTTCCAGACATAAAGGCAGTGTTTCTCTATGTGAACCACAGACATCAGAAATCCCTATCTCACCAGTCACTTCCAACAGGAAGAAAAGGAGGTTTAATGAGAGATGGCATTTTATCGAGTGTTTCTTACTAGAGGGCAGGGTCCCTTCTGTCCCACAGAGAAGGAGGTATGTAATTTTCACTTCCCCTGGGTCCTACAGAGTGACAGTGTGATGGGGGAGTACCCATTGAGAGGAATAAGGTTGTCATTAATGATGAACACCTCCAGTCCATCTACATTTAACCCTTGTATGTGACCAGCAACTCTAAACTTGTTTATTTGCAATTTGAGCGTAATCCAATGGAAAGTGCTTGATAAGATATCATTCTTCACTATAATTGTTACTAATTTGCAGGACTGGGCCTGGGATAGCTACTTGGATCAGATACCGCCAAGGAAAATCAGATTGTTTGTGATTGTGTCAcatacttacagtgagggaaaaaattatttgatcccctgctgattttgtacgtttgtccactgacaaagaaatgatcagtctataattttaatggtaggtttatttgaacagtgagagacagaataacaacaaaaaaatccagaaaaacgcatgtcaaaaatgttataaaatgatttttttCTCGTGCTTCCGTCATTGCCGTGCTCGTTCCTCGTAACGTtgccgttctgctctcgctgcctccacctgttcccatgggaggcaatcccatccagcctggatctcctcccacatcCAGGATCCCTTGCCATTCAAaatgtcctcccaggtccactcctgatcacgctgcttggtcctttggtggtgggatcttctgtgacgatcgtcaaaaggagtagaccaaggtgcagcgtgttgaatgctcatgataaatatttatttaaactcagaacactaaagcaaaACAACAAATAACGGAAACTGAACgccacgttctgcaggctttacagagctatgcaaaaacaagatcccacaaccccaggtggaaaaaaaaaaccctacttaagtatgatctccaattagagacaacgaggaccagctgcctctaattggagatcatcccaaacaaaaccaacatagaaaaacaaaactagaacatgaacatagaaatacaaaacatagaaaactcccccgtcacgccctgacctactctaccatagaaaataacatcttactatggtcaggacgtgacactatggcACTTGTCATTAGAGGGGCTATCGATCCGGTTTCCTAGCTTCCTAATCTGGCCCTTCATACAGTGTTATCATACCAACCTAATCATCCCAGCTTCTAATTGGCCCAATCAACCCCTCAACAGTCTCTTGCAAGTATCCAGTTGGCTGTTGTTGGAAATGAGAATGCATTCTCGATCAGGATCTACGTTTATAGATAAATGTATGACAAAAAAGAGAAATACAATTTTGAATCACTTATTCTACCAACTGTGTATCGACTACATGGACCACTGTAGTTATTGATGTGTCCTCTAGAGCGTTATCATATTTAAATCTTCTATATTGACACACCATACTTCCGGTTTTGATTACGATGTTCTCTCTTCACAGGGAAATAATTTGACATCAGCAGGGAGTGCATAAAGTGCATTTATTTACAAACTAGGAGATAAGACCCTCCCTGTGCGTTTATTTACAAACTAGGAGATAAGACCCTCCCTGTGCGTTTATTTACTAACTAGGAGATAAGACCCTCCCTGTGCGTTTATTTACTAGCTAGGAGATAAGACCCTCCCTGTGCGTTCGGctctgacatttacatttacattacatttaagtcatttagcagacgctcttatccagagcgacttacaaattggtgcattcaccttataatatccagtggaacaaccactttacaatagtgcatctaaatcttttaaggggggggttagaaggattactttatcctatcctaggtattccttaaagaggtggggtttcaggtgtctccggaaggtggtgattgactccgctgtcctggcgtcgtgagggagcttgttccaccattggggtgccagagcagcgaacagttttgactgggctgagcgggaactgtgcttcctcagaggtagggaggcgagcaggccagaggtggatgaacgcagtgcccttgtttgggtgtagggcctgatcagagcctgaaggtacggaggtgccgttcccctcacagctccgtaggcaagcaccatggtcttgtagcggatgatTCTGTTCCCTTTCCTCTGATGTCGCTGTCACATAGACACTGATTTGTAATATGACGTTTTAAAAAAGAAGCATAAAAACATAGAGAGAGCAGATCATCAGGGGAAATAGCTAAATACTTAAAGTATAAGGACTAATTGGTGGAGGGAAAATAAACAGCATTAGAACCGTCCCCTTGAACCCTCTCACACCCTGTTGTCAAGACTAGAACATGAAGGCTTAGGAGGAGTTTGCCCCCAACTATTGATCTCACCACATGTATTTCATTATTTCATAGCAGCTATATATCTCAGTACTGATGCTGTCTGGAAAGCATGATCTCCACCTGAGGAGAGGCCTGTTACAACACTAAGACGCATGGACTGCTGACAGCTGATATTAAATTGAGTGCTGTCGCCTGGTGATGCAGGCTGTGAATGTATTGGGTGAGGAGTGGAAGGTCTCCCACAGGTTCTGACAGCCCCCCACAGCCCACCACACCGCTCCTCACAGTCCCCCCACAGCCCACCACACCACTCCTCACAGTCCCCCCACAGCCCACCACACCACTCCTCACAGTCCCCCCACAGCCCACCACACCACTCCTCACAGTCCCCCCACAGCCCACCACACCACTCCCCTCACAGTCCCCCCACAGCCCACCACACCACTCCTCACAGTCCCCCCACAGCCCACCACACCACTCCTCACAGTCCCCCCACAGCCCACCACACCACTCCTCACAGTCCCCCCACAGCCCACCACACCACTCCTCACAGTCCCCCCACAGCCCACCACACCACTCCTCACAGTCCCCCCACAGCGCACCACACCACTCCTCACAGTCCCCCCACAGCCCACCACACCGCTCCTCACAGTCCCCCCACAGCCCATCACACCACTCCTCACAGTGCCCCCACAGCCCACCACACCACTCCTCACTGTCCCCTCACAGCCCACCACACCCCTCCTCACAGTCTCCTCACAGCCCACCACACCGCTCCTCACAGTCTCCTCACAGCCCACCACACCACTCCTCACAGTCCCCCCACAGCCCACCACACTGCTCCTCACAGTCCCCCCACAGCCCACCACACCGCTACTCACAGTCCCCCCACAGCCCACCACACCGCTCCTCACAGTCCCCCCACAGCCCATCACACCACTCCTCACAGTCCCCCCACAGCCCACCACACAGCTCCTCACAGTCTCCTCACAGCCCACCACACCCCTCCTCACAGTCCCCCCACAGCCCACCACACCCCTCCTCACAGCCCCCCACAGCCCACCACACCACTCCTCACAGTCCCCCCACAGACCCCTATAATGCTCGTTTCTGCCCCCCATACTTCTCCAGTGCTCCTAGCCACAGGCCAGTTTAAGTTCTTATCATTGACTGGATTATAAGTGTTCAAATTAGCATTCACAGTCCAAACAACATATCAACAACAGCATCCTAATGGTCCAGTacaatgcagacacacacacaactccagtgtagatttggccttgtgtttaggcatattgtcctgttgaaagcaGTGGGCTGgtaggaggagctataggaggatgggctcattgtaatgtctggaatggaattgatggaacagtatcaaacacatcaaacatatggacaccacatgtttgactccattccatttattccattccagccattacaatgggcCTGTTCTCCTAAagttcctcccaccagcctcctcaggTTGAAAGtttaatttgtctcccagtgtctggtggaaagcagactgaaccaggttttcctctaggattttgcctgtgctgttCTTTTGTATCCTGAAACACTCCCCAgttcttaacgattacaagcatacccataacatgatgcagccaacacaatgcttgaaaatatggagagtggtacttagtaatgtgttgtatttgatTTGCCCCACTCTGCATTCAGGACAaatagttaattgctttgccacattttttgcaatattactttagtgccatgTTGCATATTGTTTGAATATTTTTAGTCTGTACAGGCTTaaatcttttcactctgtcattaaggttagtattgtggagtaactagaaTGTTGGTGATCCATCCTCCGTTTTTTATCttaccacagccattaaactctgtaaccattttaatgtcaccattggcctcatggtaaaattcCTGATCGATATCCTTCCTCTCTGgtgactgagttaggaaggacgcctgtatctttctagtgattggttgtattgatacacattccaaaatgtaattaataaccatgctcaaagggatattccatttctttaaaaaaaaagatctaccaataggtgccctttttttgtgaggcattggaaaacctttacTTAATAGTTACAAGGGTAAACCTGCTTTATCAGAGTTTTGGGACATATCCATAGGTGTAAACCTGCTTTATCAGAGTTTTGGGACATATCCATAGGTGTAAACCTGCTTCGTATGTAGATCTGGTTTATATTAGTATAGGGACTAAGTCAAAGGTGTAGTCCGGGTTTACAGTTTATGAGTAGTCAGGCTTCAGCACATTTAGACCTGGCTTAGTTGACTAATTGGGTTCAAGCACAGTTGCAGACTTTGTAGGTATGTAAATTGGAGCTGAAGTACAGGTGTAGACACCCTTGATTGCGTTGCATTCATTGCAATACACCCTCTCAGTTCAGATGCCAGACCGTTATCTATGCTAAGCAAATTAATGAGCAACATAAGTAGACATAACCTTTCAGCAGTATTCCAATATTCTTCCTTGTCATAAATAAAACAAGGACATCTGTTATCATATGTCATCACCACATTCCAGACCCAAGGTCTCATTTACAGTGcctagaaagtattcacaccccttgactttttccacatttgttgtattacaaagtgggattaaaatggatttaaatggatttttctaTCTGCACAAAATACTCCTtaatgtcaaaatggaagaaAAATGTAATGTGTAAAAAAaggatgaaaaataaaacactcatATAaaatgagtataccaaacattaggaacaccttcataaTACTGAGTTACAcccc
This genomic stretch from Salmo salar chromosome ssa26, Ssal_v3.1, whole genome shotgun sequence harbors:
- the LOC123730837 gene encoding leucine-rich repeat extensin-like protein 3 codes for the protein MYWVRSGRSPTGSDSPPQPTTPLLTVPPQPTTPLLTVPPQPTTPLLTVPPQPTTPLLTVPPQPTTPLPSQSPHSPPHHSSQSPHSPPHHSSQSPHSPPHHSSQSPHSPPHHSSQSPHSPPHHSSQSPHSAPHHSSQSPHSPPHRSSQSPHSPSHHSSQCPHSPPHHSSLSPHSPPHPSSQSPHSPPHRSSQSPHSPPHHSSQSPHSPPHCSSQSPHSPPHRYSQSPHSPPHRSSQSPHSPSHHSSQSPHSPPHSSSQSPHSPPHPSSQSPHSPPHPSSQPPTAHHTTPHSPPTDPYNARFCPPYFSSAPSHRPV